One Halorientalis litorea DNA segment encodes these proteins:
- a CDS encoding phosphotransferase family protein produces the protein MTESDEDYFARIVDEEKLAAYFEDHLGAVEEYDVRHHKEGHSNETLFVTWGEQELVVRRPPPGETADNAHDVLREFEVIDALQDTSVEVPTTVASSADHSILGSDFYVMEREEGTVIRTEEPERFATPEYRERIGAELVDRLAEIHQVDYEDIGLGDFGYPEGFTERQVETWTEQLQWAFSVTTEEREVPVLHDVMAWLEDNVPEEYPHTLVHGDYKLDNVMFGPGTPPEIVSIFDWEMATLGDPFTDLGWMLSYWWDGKDPAPPDATESLTTNFMAGPDYLTREELVDRYEAATGFEFDNPRFYRALAVYKLAGLGEMFFRRYLEGNSDDPMYPKMRHGVPQLADRAQRIIDGEEPL, from the coding sequence ATGACCGAATCGGACGAGGACTACTTCGCACGCATCGTCGACGAGGAGAAGTTGGCGGCCTACTTCGAGGACCACCTCGGGGCCGTCGAGGAGTACGACGTGCGCCACCACAAGGAGGGACACTCGAACGAGACGCTGTTCGTGACGTGGGGCGAGCAAGAGTTGGTCGTCCGACGGCCGCCGCCGGGCGAGACGGCGGACAACGCCCACGACGTACTCCGGGAGTTCGAAGTCATCGACGCCCTGCAGGACACGAGCGTCGAGGTGCCGACGACGGTGGCGTCGTCCGCCGACCACTCGATTCTCGGTTCCGATTTCTACGTGATGGAGCGCGAAGAGGGGACGGTCATCCGCACCGAGGAACCCGAGCGGTTCGCCACTCCCGAGTACCGGGAGCGAATCGGCGCGGAACTGGTCGACAGACTCGCGGAGATTCACCAAGTCGACTACGAGGATATCGGCCTCGGCGACTTCGGCTACCCCGAGGGGTTCACGGAGCGACAGGTCGAGACGTGGACCGAACAGTTGCAGTGGGCGTTCTCGGTCACCACCGAGGAGCGCGAAGTCCCCGTCCTCCACGACGTGATGGCGTGGCTAGAGGACAACGTGCCCGAGGAGTACCCACATACCCTCGTCCACGGGGACTACAAACTCGACAACGTGATGTTCGGGCCGGGGACGCCGCCGGAAATCGTGAGCATCTTCGACTGGGAGATGGCCACGCTCGGGGACCCGTTCACCGACCTCGGGTGGATGCTGTCCTACTGGTGGGACGGGAAGGACCCGGCCCCGCCCGACGCCACGGAGTCGCTGACGACGAACTTCATGGCCGGGCCGGACTACCTGACCCGGGAGGAGTTGGTCGACCGCTACGAGGCAGCGACCGGCTTCGAGTTCGACAACCCGCGCTTCTACCGCGCCCTCGCGGTGTACAAACTCGCCGGCCTCGGGGAGATGTTCTTCCGGCGGTACCTCGAAGGGAACAGCGACGACCCGATGTATCCGAAGATGCGCCACGGCGTCCCGCAACTCGCGGACCGCGCCCAGCGCATCATCGACGGCGAGGAACCGCTGTAG
- a CDS encoding sodium:calcium antiporter: MGLAVVAVLVIWKGSEYFERAARRLSKYYGLPVAVHGAIVVAVGSSFPEFSSVVISTVFHGEFSLGVGAIVGSAIFNLLVIPAFSALASEELEATRDIVHKDAQFYVISVLVLFIVFIRTHLEHTDREAYGFLLLLYALFLLWMVLESVGLVETVRGI, from the coding sequence ATCGGTCTCGCTGTCGTCGCCGTTCTCGTCATCTGGAAGGGGAGCGAGTATTTCGAGCGGGCCGCACGACGCCTCAGTAAGTACTACGGACTGCCCGTTGCCGTCCACGGTGCTATCGTGGTCGCAGTCGGGTCGAGTTTCCCCGAGTTCAGCTCTGTCGTCATCAGCACGGTATTTCACGGCGAGTTTTCCCTCGGTGTCGGTGCCATCGTCGGGAGTGCCATCTTCAACCTCCTCGTCATTCCGGCCTTCTCGGCTCTGGCCAGCGAGGAACTAGAAGCGACACGCGACATCGTTCACAAGGACGCACAGTTCTACGTCATCAGCGTCCTCGTCCTGTTCATCGTGTTCATCCGCACCCACCTCGAACACACCGACCGCGAAGCGTACGGCTTCCTTCTCCTCCTGTACGCCTTGTTTCTCCTCTGGATGGTTCTCGAATCGGTCGGACTCGTCGAGACCGTTCGCGGTATCTAG
- a CDS encoding flavin reductase family protein, with translation MKIDPETHHRSLYRTLTGAVIPRPIGWISTTSEDGVDNLAPYSFFNVVSALPPTVMFAPNKEGGEEIKDSARNAEANGEFVHNVVTADLAEGMNQTAATLPPAESEFDHADIERAPSEKVSPPRVAGAKLSFECEVQDIVDIGHAKVVFGEVVLVHADESVLTDDGKVDVEQIDAAGRLAGNWYASTDDRFRMVRPD, from the coding sequence GTGAAAATCGACCCCGAGACGCACCACCGGTCGCTGTACCGCACGCTGACTGGCGCGGTGATTCCCCGACCTATCGGCTGGATATCGACCACGAGCGAGGACGGCGTCGACAACCTCGCGCCGTACAGTTTCTTCAACGTCGTCTCCGCGCTCCCGCCGACGGTGATGTTCGCCCCCAACAAGGAGGGCGGCGAGGAAATCAAGGACTCGGCCCGGAACGCCGAAGCCAACGGCGAGTTCGTCCACAACGTCGTCACCGCCGACCTCGCCGAGGGGATGAACCAGACGGCCGCGACACTCCCACCGGCGGAGAGCGAGTTCGACCACGCCGACATCGAGCGCGCCCCCTCGGAGAAGGTTTCACCGCCCCGCGTCGCCGGCGCGAAACTCTCCTTCGAGTGTGAGGTGCAGGACATCGTCGACATCGGCCACGCGAAAGTCGTGTTCGGTGAGGTCGTACTAGTCCACGCCGACGAGTCCGTACTCACCGACGACGGCAAGGTCGACGTGGAGCAAATCGACGCGGCCGGCCGCCTCGCCGGGAACTGGTACGCCTCGACCGACGACCGATTCAGGATGGTTCGGCCTGACTGA
- a CDS encoding DoxX family protein, protein MVFDTVGSGIVFLLARVLFGGVLAFMGLNHLSSGDQMVPYAAAKGVPAAGLMVPFTGGMLLVGGLSIVTGVYPVVGAGALAVFLLVTTPVMHDFWAAPAEEQQSEMTAFLKNVGLLAGSLVFLALASVQWPYAVGVGL, encoded by the coding sequence ATGGTGTTCGACACCGTCGGGTCCGGCATCGTCTTCCTCCTCGCGCGGGTGCTGTTCGGCGGCGTCCTCGCGTTCATGGGGTTGAACCACCTCTCCAGCGGGGACCAGATGGTCCCGTACGCGGCGGCGAAGGGCGTTCCGGCGGCGGGGCTGATGGTCCCGTTCACCGGCGGGATGCTCCTCGTCGGCGGCCTCTCCATCGTCACGGGCGTCTACCCCGTCGTCGGGGCAGGCGCGCTCGCGGTGTTCCTGCTGGTGACCACGCCCGTCATGCACGACTTCTGGGCCGCGCCCGCCGAGGAGCAACAGAGCGAGATGACGGCGTTCCTGAAGAACGTCGGCCTGCTCGCGGGGTCGCTCGTCTTCCTCGCGCTGGCGAGCGTCCAGTGGCCCTACGCAGTGGGCGTCGGACTCTAA
- a CDS encoding winged helix-turn-helix transcriptional regulator, which translates to MSAESSNPDACPVVESLEQIGSQWRLVVLHDLHDGEKRFNELKRSTDASSRTLSRVLDDLREMGFVTRRLEEDAPVATYYDLTEKGESLCPVFDEIEAWADEWLDTGDAEPETAIAD; encoded by the coding sequence ATGTCAGCGGAATCCAGCAACCCGGACGCCTGCCCCGTGGTCGAGTCTCTCGAACAGATTGGGTCCCAGTGGCGACTCGTCGTCCTGCACGATCTACACGACGGCGAGAAGCGGTTCAACGAACTCAAACGCTCGACGGACGCCAGTTCGCGGACGCTCTCGCGCGTCCTCGACGACCTGCGCGAGATGGGGTTCGTCACGCGCCGTCTCGAAGAGGACGCGCCCGTCGCCACCTACTACGACCTGACGGAGAAAGGCGAGTCGCTGTGTCCGGTCTTCGACGAGATAGAGGCGTGGGCCGACGAGTGGCTCGATACGGGGGACGCCGAACCCGAGACGGCCATCGCGGACTGA
- a CDS encoding tyrosine--tRNA ligase, whose protein sequence is MDTAERTHLVTRYTEEVVTEEELTDLLDGDPSAYIGYAPTGEMHIGHFTTIRKLADFQRAGVDVTVLIADLHAHLDSEKSPWDLLDARSEYYEVAIRAMLDAAGGDPEAVEFVRGQEFQLSEEYTLEMYRMAAETTLSRAQRAASEVVRETENPALGGLIYPLMQSLDVKALDADIAYGGIDQRGIYMLGREILPDHGGEAPVCVFAPLLSGLTGGKMSASQAASKVNLTDTPEEVAEKINDAYCPQGEVEDNGVLEYVRYLVFPVLEERDESFVVEVPEEYGGDEVYDTYDELESAFVDGDLHPQDLKNAAGGYISDVIDPVREQLAERPDLLAEAYPESDA, encoded by the coding sequence ATGGACACGGCCGAGCGGACACACCTCGTCACGCGGTACACCGAGGAAGTCGTCACGGAGGAGGAACTCACGGACCTGTTGGACGGTGACCCGTCGGCCTACATCGGCTACGCCCCGACCGGTGAGATGCACATCGGTCACTTCACCACCATCCGGAAACTGGCCGATTTCCAGCGGGCGGGCGTCGACGTGACGGTGCTGATTGCGGACCTGCACGCCCACCTCGACAGCGAGAAGTCGCCGTGGGACCTGCTCGACGCCCGGAGCGAGTACTACGAAGTCGCCATCCGCGCGATGCTCGACGCCGCCGGTGGCGACCCCGAGGCCGTCGAGTTCGTCCGCGGACAGGAGTTCCAGCTCTCCGAGGAGTACACCCTGGAGATGTACCGAATGGCCGCCGAGACGACGCTCTCCCGTGCCCAGCGCGCGGCCAGCGAAGTCGTCCGCGAGACGGAGAACCCGGCACTCGGAGGCCTCATCTACCCGCTGATGCAGAGCCTCGACGTGAAGGCTCTCGACGCCGACATCGCCTACGGCGGCATCGACCAGCGTGGCATCTACATGCTCGGCCGGGAAATCCTCCCGGACCACGGCGGCGAGGCACCCGTCTGCGTGTTCGCGCCGCTCCTCTCGGGACTCACCGGCGGCAAGATGAGTGCCTCCCAAGCGGCGTCGAAGGTGAACCTCACCGACACGCCCGAGGAGGTTGCGGAGAAGATAAACGATGCCTACTGTCCGCAGGGCGAAGTCGAGGACAACGGCGTGTTGGAGTACGTCCGTTACCTCGTGTTCCCGGTGCTGGAAGAGCGCGACGAATCGTTCGTCGTCGAGGTGCCCGAAGAGTACGGTGGGGACGAGGTGTACGACACATACGATGAACTGGAGTCGGCGTTCGTGGACGGTGACCTGCATCCACAGGACCTGAAGAACGCGGCCGGCGGCTACATCTCGGATGTCATCGACCCGGTGCGCGAACAGTTGGCCGAACGGCCGGACCTACTCGCCGAGGCCTATCCCGAGAGCGACGCGTAG
- a CDS encoding ABC transporter ATP-binding protein: MAAIEATGVSKRYDTVIALDRIDLTVESGETFGFLGPNGAGKSTFINVLLDFVTPSEGAVSIFGHDCQRNGVTARERVGVLPEGYSVFDRLTGRQHVEYAIRSKDADDDPIEILDRVGIREAADRQASGYSKGMAQRLVLGMALVDSPDLLVLDEPTTGLDPNGAADFREILREENERGATIFFSSHILEQVEAVCDRVGILQDGELIAKDTISGLREALGGGTKLVITLDEVKEGTLGAVRTVPGVETAVFRDDSETTIQVTCTNDAKMDVLVELREAGVDVVNFRTEEASLEDMFVEYTRGTRR; encoded by the coding sequence ATGGCCGCGATAGAAGCGACGGGCGTGTCGAAACGATACGATACGGTAATCGCGCTGGACCGCATCGACCTCACGGTCGAGTCCGGCGAAACGTTCGGGTTCCTCGGACCGAACGGGGCCGGGAAATCGACGTTCATCAACGTGCTTCTCGATTTCGTGACGCCCTCGGAGGGTGCGGTCTCTATCTTCGGGCACGACTGTCAGCGAAACGGTGTTACGGCCCGAGAGCGGGTCGGGGTCCTTCCCGAAGGCTACTCCGTGTTCGACCGGCTGACGGGACGCCAACACGTCGAGTACGCTATCCGGTCGAAAGACGCCGACGACGACCCTATCGAAATTCTGGACCGCGTCGGCATCCGAGAGGCCGCAGACCGTCAGGCGAGTGGCTACTCGAAAGGGATGGCACAGCGGCTCGTCCTCGGCATGGCACTCGTCGACTCGCCGGACCTGTTAGTTCTGGACGAGCCGACGACCGGACTCGACCCCAACGGTGCTGCGGATTTCCGAGAAATCCTCCGCGAAGAGAACGAGCGCGGGGCAACGATTTTCTTTTCCAGTCATATCCTCGAACAGGTCGAAGCAGTTTGTGACCGGGTCGGAATCCTGCAGGACGGTGAGCTCATCGCCAAGGACACGATTTCGGGTCTCCGGGAAGCCCTCGGCGGTGGAACGAAACTCGTGATTACGCTCGACGAGGTGAAAGAGGGAACGTTGGGGGCAGTCAGGACCGTCCCCGGCGTCGAAACCGCTGTGTTCCGCGACGACTCCGAGACGACCATCCAAGTCACCTGCACCAACGACGCGAAGATGGACGTTCTCGTGGAACTCCGTGAAGCCGGTGTCGACGTGGTGAACTTCAGAACCGAGGAGGCGTCGCTCGAAGATATGTTCGTCGAGTACACCAGAGGGACACGGAGATGA